In the genome of Populus alba chromosome 11, ASM523922v2, whole genome shotgun sequence, one region contains:
- the LOC118058337 gene encoding LOW QUALITY PROTEIN: bifunctional aspartate aminotransferase and glutamate/aspartate-prephenate aminotransferase-like (The sequence of the model RefSeq protein was modified relative to this genomic sequence to represent the inferred CDS: inserted 1 base in 1 codon; deleted 1 base in 1 codon): protein MQVDISLSPRVTAVKPSKTVAITDQATALAQAGVPVIRLAAGEPDFDTPAVIAEAGINAIREGHTRYTPNAGTQELRVAICQKLKEENGISYKPDQVLVSNGAKQSIYQAILAVCSPGDEVIIPAPFWVSYPEMARLADATPVILPTSISENFLLDPKQLESKLNEKSRLLILCSPSNPTGSVYPKKLLEEIAKIVAKHPRLLVLSDEIYEHIIYAPATHTSFASLPGMWERTLTVNGFSKAFAMTGWRLGYLAGPKHFVAACNKIQSQFTSGASSISQKAGVAALGXGYAGGEAVSTMVKAFRERRDFLIKSFGEMEGVGLSEPLTSHFPSDSISF from the exons ATGCAAGTCGATATTTCTTTGAGTCCAAGGGTGACTGCTGTAAAACCTTCAAAGACTGTGGCCATAACTGACCAGGCGACTGCGCTTGCACAAGCTGGAGTCCCTGTTATTCGCCTGGCTGCTGGAGAGCCTGATTTTGATACTCCAGCTGTAATAGCAGAG GCTGGTATAAATGCTATTCGTGAAGGTCACACAAGGTACACTCCAAATGCTGGTACACAGGAGCTTCGAGTTGCAATTTGTCAGAAGTTGAAgg AGGAGAATGGTATATCTTATAAACCTGACCAAGTTTTAGTAAGTAATGGTGCCAAGCAGAGTATATATCAAGCGATACTTGCAGTTTGCTCTCCTGGCGATGAG GTTATAATTCCAGCACCATTTTGGGTGAGTTATCCAGAAATGGCAAGGCTGGCTGATGCAACCCCGGTGATTCTTCCAACATCAATCTCTGAGAATTTTCTCTTGGACCCAAAGCAACTTGAATCAAAACTGAATGAAAAGTCAAGGCTGCTGATTCTTTGCTCTCCATCTAACCCAACAGGATCAGTTTATCCTAAGAAATTGCTTGAAGAGATTGCAAAAATTGTAGCAAAACATCCTAGGCTTCTG GTCTTGTCTGATGAGATATATGAACACATAATATATGCACCTGCTACTCACACAAGCTTTGCATCTTTGCCCGGCATGTGGGAAAGGACTTTGACAGTGAATGGATTTTCTAAG GCCTTTGCAATGACTGGTTGGAGACTTGGGTACCTTGCTGGCCCT AAGCACTTTGTTGCTGCATGTAATAAGATACAGAGCCAG TTTACCTCAGGTGCCAGCAGCATATCGCAAAAGGCAGGAGTTGCAGCATTAG CTGGCTATGCTGGTGGGGAAGCAGTGTCCACCATGGTGAAAGCATTCAGGGAGCGGAGAGATTTCTTGATTAAAAGCTTTGGAGAAATGGAAGGTGTTGGGTTGTCGGAACCTCTG ACCTCCCATTTTCCTAGTGATTCCATCAGCTTCTAA
- the LOC118058353 gene encoding sulfate transporter 2.1 produces MASSAIETDGQEILDLEKNRQAEKAQWVLNAPEPPSLWRELMDSARETVLPHGKRFPYLKDKDGLFKTVISVLQAMFPIFSWCRHYNATKLRNDLLAGLTLASLCIPQSIGYATLAKLDPQYGLYTSVIPPLIYAVMGTSRDIAIGPVAVVSLLMSSMVPKLEDPEANPIAYRNLVLTTTFFAGIFQAAFGLFRLGFLVDFLSHAAIVGFVSGAAIVIGLQQMKGLLGIAHFTNKTDVISVMQAIWRSVHHYWNPHNFILGCSFLSFIILTRFVGKRNRKLFWLPATAPLISVVLSTLLVYLTRADKHGVMIIKHIKKGLNPGSIHELQFNNPHIGEVAKTGLIVAVIAITEATAVGRSFASIKGYRINGNQEMVAFGFMNILGSFTSCYVATGSFSRSAVNFSAGCETAMSNIVMAITVIISLELFTRFLYFTPIAVLSAIILSALPGLVDPHEAYYIWKVDKLDFLVCIGAFFGVLFASVEIGLLAAVIISFVKIIIISIRPGTEELGRLPGTDIFCDVNQYPMAVKNSKALIIRVKSGLLCFANANFVKEKIMKWATEEEENDSKGKRTVQVVILDMSNLMNIDMSGIASLLELQNNLASGGMELAITNPKWQVIHKLRLANFATKMGGRVFLTVGEAVDMCLGAKMAAV; encoded by the exons ATGGCTTCTTCGGCCATTGAAACAGATGGTCAAGAAATCCTTGACCTTGAGAAAAATAGGCAGGCTGAAAAGGCTCAGTGGGTGCTCAATGCTCCTGAGCCACCTAGCTTGTGGCGAGAGCTCATGGATTCCGCCAGGGAAACTGTTTTGCCTCATGGCAAGAGATTTCCATATCTCAAGGACAAGGATGGCCTTTTTAAGACAGTAATTTCAGTCCTGCAGGCAATGTTTCCTATCTTTAGTTGGTGCCGGCACTACAACGCAACAAAACTCAGGAACGATCTATTGGCGGGTCTAACTCTCGCTAGTCTCTGCATTCCTCAG AGTATTGGATATGCAACTCTAGCGAAGCTTGATCCTCAATATGGCCTCT ATACAAGTGTTATTCCACCTCTCATTTATGCTGTAATGGGAACTTCAAGGGACATAGCAATTGGACCAGTGGCTGTGGTTTCACTGCTTATGTCTTCGATGGTTCCGAAACTAGAAGATCCTGAGGCTAATCCAATTGCCTACAGAAATCTTGTTCTTACCACAACCTTTTTTGCAGGAATTTTTCAAGCTGCATTTGGACTATTTAG GCTGGGTTTCCTTGTGGATTTTCTCTCCCATGCTGCAATTGTTGGGTTTGTGTCAGGGGCAGCCATTGTCATCGGTCTTCAACAAATGAAAGGACTACTTGGGATTGCTCATTTCACAAATAAGACTGATGTTATCTCTGTAATGCAAGCTATTTGGAGATCAGTTCATCATTAT TGGAATCCGCATAATTTTATACTCGGATGCTCATTCTTaagttttattatattaacCAGATTTGTG GGTAAAAGGAACAGGAAACTCTTCTGGCTGCCTGCAACTGCTCCTTTGATTTCTGTTGTTCTCTCAACTCTTCTAGTTTATCTGACCAGAGCTGATAAACATGGGGTAATGAttataaaacacattaaaaaggGCTTAAACCCAGGCTCAATCCATGAGTTGCAGTTCAATAACCCACACATCGGAGAAGTTGCTAAAACTGGACTTATAGTCGCCGTCATTGCGATCACT GAAGCAACTGCAGTAGGCCGATCTTTTGCATCCATAAAAGGATACCGCATCAATGGAAACCAAGAAATGGTGGCCTTTGGATTTATGAACATTCTGGGGTCTTTCACTTCTTGCTATGTAGCAACTG GTTCATTCTCGCGCAGTGCTGTAAATTTCAGTGCTGGATGTGAAACTGCCATGTCAAATATTGTGATGGCCATTACTGTGATCATATCTCTGGAATTGTTCACAAGGTTTTTGTACTTTACTCCCATCGCAGTCCTTTCTGCAATCATTCTTTCTGCTTTACCTGGGCTCGTTGACCCTCATGAAGCATACTATATATGGAAGGTTGATAAGCTAGATTTTCTTGTTTGTATTGGGGCCTTCTTTGGGGTATTATTTGCATCTGTGGAGATCGGTCTTCTAGCTGCG GTTATAATATCTTTTGTGAAGATCATTATAATCTCAATCAGACCAGGCACAGAAGAACTTGGAAGACTCCCTGGAACTGACATTTTTTGTGATGTCAATCAATATCCTATGGCTGTTAAGAATTCCAAGGCTCTCATAATCCGTGTTAAGTCTGGTTTGCTCTGTTTTGCAAATGCCAACTTTGTCAAAGAAAA GATCATGAAATGGGCAACGGAAGAGGAAGAGAACGACAGTAAAGGGAAAAGGACAGTTCAAGTTGTGATTCTTGACATGTCCA ATTTAATGAACATTGATATGTCGGGAATAGCTTCCCTGTTGGAATTGCAAAACAATCTTGCCTCAGGTGGAATGGAG CTAGCCATAACAAACCCTAAGTGGCAAGTGATTCACAAGCTAAGGCTAGCCAACTTTGCGACGAAAATGGGAGGAAGGGTCTTCTTGACAGTCGGCGAAGCTGTGGATATGTGTCTGGGCGCCAAAATGGCTGCTGTTTAA